A single Lolium perenne isolate Kyuss_39 chromosome 6, Kyuss_2.0, whole genome shotgun sequence DNA region contains:
- the LOC127306140 gene encoding putative laccase-9: protein MVGVARMPSMVWLLAAVFMLGAAVGLAQNTVHYDFFVKETTYSKLCKSKSLLTVNDMFPGPTITARKGDIVIVNVHNQGPKNITIHWHGVDQPRNPWYDGPEFITQCPIQPGTNFTYEILLSEEEGTIWWHAHSGLDRAGIHGAFIVHPKRGTEYPFIKSTELHKEIPIILGEWWTSDLNLQLEEYLKTGGEIHNSNAHTINGEPGDLMPCGRGHAFKEDVLTNKTYLLRIINAGLDNDMFFAVADHLLTVVGTDGRYLKEFTVQTLMISPGQTMDVLLKTKEFPTYRRYYIGSRTYLSNPRLAFQNGTATAILEYQDAPRARGGPMLPNLPNNTDHETAIEYTAQLRSLASTAHPVAVPEVINERMIITLAVNTLPCAVGETCRGPGNNSRLAASLNNASFEDPHTDILDAYYYSTKGIYETDFPNVPPFLFNFTNTNGSRRYWPTKRSTKVKVLEYGTVLEIVFQDTDILGAENHPMHLHGFAFYVVGRGLGNFNATTDPAKYNLIDPPYQNTVTVPTAGWAAMRFKAENPGVWFMHCHFDRHTVFGMSTTFIVKEGTTPESKMRPRPASMPKC, encoded by the exons ATGGTGGGTGTAGCTAGGATGCCGTCGATGGTTTGGTTACTTGCTGCAGTCTTCATGCTTGGAGCAGCAGTTGGCCTCGCTCAGAACACCGTGCACTACGACTTCTTC GTGAAGGAGACTACCTACTCAAAGCTCTGCAAGAGCAAGAGCTTGCTCACCGTCAACGACATGTTCCCCGGCCCGACCATCACCGCGCGAAAGGGGGATATCGTCATCGTCAACGTGCACAACCAAGGCCCTAAAAACATCACCATCCACTG GCACGGTGTGGACCAGCCCCGGAACCCCTGGTATGATGGGCCAGAGTTCATCACACAGTGCCCCATCCAGCCAGGAACCAACTTCACTTACGAGATCCTTCTGTCCGAGGAGGAGGGCACCATCTGGTGGCATGCGCACAGCGGCTTGGATCGTGCCGGCATCCATGGCGCCTTCATCGTTCATCCCAAGAGAGGAACCGAGTACCCCTTCATCAAGAGCACAGAGCTGCACAAGGAGATACCCATCATCCTCG GTGAGTGGTGGACCTCCGACCTGAACCTTCAGCTAGAGGAGTACCTGAAGACTGGCGGCGAGATTCATAATTCGAATGCACACACCATCAACGGCGAGCCCGGTGACCTGATGCCGTGTGGAAGGGGGCACGCTTTCAAGGAGGACGTGCTCACCAACAAGACATACCTGCTACGGATCATCAACGCTGGACTCGACAACGACATGTTCTTCGCCGTGGCCGACCACCTTCTCACCGTCGTCGGCACGGACGGCCGCTACTTGAAGGAATTCACCGTCCAAACACTCATGATCTCGCCGGGACAGACGATGGACGTGCTCCTCAAGACCAAGGAGTTCCCGACCTATCGCCGCTACTACATCGGCTCACGGACGTACTTGTCCAACCCCCGGCTCGCGTTCCAGAACGGCACTGCCACAGCCATCCTGGAGTACCAGGACGCGCCGCGCGCCCGCGGGGGGCCGATGCTCCCCAACCTTCCGAACAACACGGACCACGAAACCGCAATAGAGTACACAGCTCAGCTTCGGTCTCTGGCCAGCACGGCGCACCCGGTGGCCGTGCCAGAGGTCATCAACGAGCGCATGATCATCACCCTGGCCGTCAACACTCTCCCATGCGCCGTGGGCGAGACGTGCAGAGGGCCAGGCAACAACTCCCGATTGGCGGCAAGCCTCAACAACGCCAGCTTCGAGGACCCTCACACCGACATCCTGGACGCATACTACTACTCCACCAAAGGCATCTACGAGACAGACTTCCCCAACGTGCCCCCCTTCCTCTTCAACTTCACCAACACTAACGGGTCCAGGAGGTATTGGCCCACAAAGCGCAGCACCAAGGTAAAGGTGCTGGAGTACGGCACCGTCCTGGAGATTGTGTTCCAGGACACCGACATCCTAGGCGCCGAGAACCACCCCATGCACCTGCACGGATTCGCCTTCTACGTGGTAGGGAGAGGTTTGGGGAACTTCAACGCGACCACGGACCCAGCCAAGTACAACTTGATCGACCCACCTTACCAAAACACGGTCACCGTGCCCACCGCTGGCTGGGCCGCCATGCGTTTCAAGGCAGAAAATCCTG GTGTGTGGTTTATGCATTGCCACTTCGATCGGCATACGGTGTTTGGGATGAGCACCACATTTATCGTGAAAGAAGGCACCACTCCGGAATCTAAAATGAGACCTCGCCCTGCGAGCATGCCAAAGTGTTAG